A single region of the Echinicola jeungdonensis genome encodes:
- the yaaA gene encoding peroxide stress protein YaaA: MITLISPAKSLDLSSTDISLSTQPDFPKEIQSLVSIMKKKSTSDIQNLMKVSENIGELNHERYRNFEKEFTRENSKAGAFDF, translated from the coding sequence ATGATCACATTAATTTCCCCAGCCAAATCACTGGATTTAAGCAGCACTGACATTTCATTATCGACTCAACCTGATTTTCCCAAGGAAATCCAATCCTTGGTTTCCATCATGAAGAAAAAGTCCACTTCTGACATCCAAAATTTGATGAAAGTCAGTGAAAACATTGGAGAACTTAACCATGAGAGGTATAGAAATTTTGAAAAAGAGTTTACCCGGGAAAATTCCAAAGCAGGCGCTTTTGACTTTTAA
- a CDS encoding gliding motility-associated C-terminal domain-containing protein, which produces MEDCRLLITIPTGLVPGDEERNFVVYVNDFVDEISVLIYNRWGELIYHCIEKIPENSPFCEWNGFVNGKKVPIGTYPVIVKYKSQDQNLEQTIPKKAIVVVE; this is translated from the coding sequence ATTGAGGATTGTAGGCTCCTGATCACCATTCCTACAGGTCTTGTCCCTGGAGACGAGGAAAGAAACTTTGTTGTTTACGTCAATGATTTTGTGGATGAGATCAGTGTTTTGATTTATAACCGATGGGGCGAGTTAATTTATCATTGTATAGAGAAAATTCCAGAAAATTCCCCATTTTGCGAATGGAATGGATTTGTCAATGGCAAAAAGGTCCCCATAGGCACCTACCCTGTCATTGTCAAATATAAAAGCCAGGACCAAAACCTAGAACAAACCATCCCAAAAAAAGCTATTGTAGTAGTAGAATAA
- a CDS encoding efflux RND transporter permease subunit: MLVSNGFIGSEFVSQGDKGEFIMRLELPKSSTLEETNFKTREVENFISKMPEVTGLFTTVGQTTGSMSGSQATPYAAEITVKMVDAEKRNMTAPEFARKVEIQLEENIVGAEFTAVPIGLPVLPMMLPFRLCFQALTWIH; the protein is encoded by the coding sequence ATGCTGGTTAGCAATGGCTTTATCGGAAGTGAATTTGTGAGTCAGGGTGACAAAGGGGAATTTATTATGAGGTTGGAGTTGCCCAAATCTTCCACTTTGGAAGAAACCAATTTCAAAACCCGGGAAGTGGAAAACTTTATTTCCAAAATGCCTGAAGTGACCGGTTTGTTCACCACAGTGGGGCAGACCACAGGAAGCATGTCCGGAAGCCAGGCCACACCATATGCGGCAGAGATTACCGTAAAAATGGTGGATGCGGAAAAAAGGAATATGACAGCACCTGAATTTGCCAGGAAGGTAGAAATCCAACTGGAGGAAAATATAGTTGGCGCTGAATTTACTGCAGTTCCCATTGGATTACCGGTACTGCCAATGATGCTCCCATTCAGATTGTGCTTTCAGGCCCTGACTTGGATACACTGA
- a CDS encoding efflux RND transporter permease subunit — MEVDRAKMADLGLNMSMVGGTMQVAFNGNTDAQYRDGDYEYDINVRMDEFDRKSVGDIEALGFVNNRGELIQLKQFAKVIPSEGPSELQRQDRIGFCNC; from the coding sequence GTGGAAGTGGACCGGGCCAAAATGGCGGACCTTGGCCTGAACATGAGTATGGTGGGCGGAACCATGCAAGTGGCTTTCAATGGCAATACTGATGCCCAATACCGGGATGGAGATTATGAATATGATATCAATGTCCGCATGGATGAGTTTGACAGAAAATCCGTCGGGGATATTGAAGCATTAGGATTTGTCAATAACAGGGGAGAGTTGATTCAATTGAAGCAATTTGCTAAGGTAATCCCTTCAGAAGGCCCTAGTGAGTTGCAGCGCCAGGACAGAATTGGTTTCTGTAACTGTTAA